The proteins below are encoded in one region of Aquisphaera giovannonii:
- a CDS encoding RNA polymerase sigma factor, which translates to MSEGEPTGALRGIRTLLNGGMLGELTDAQLLERFAGRDRRSGEDAFTLLLERHGPMVWGVCRRMLADRDAAADAFQATFLVLVRRARAVRVEDSLGPWLYGVSRRVAARARATSLRRGAREAGGVEAAATPAPDPDLGERLAILDEEIGRLPGSQRAAVVLCDLEGLPHEEAARRLGCPVGTVESRLSRGRRRLRDRLVRRGLAPAAAAIWAEAARDASASMPAAITAQTARLVTSPPAPGIVPAAITTLAEGAIRMMWLARLKPLFAASAALLVATVGVAVHGRQQPGPGEVEKPAQVAVPPGGGAGGAVAADLAADRAIARKQLALIDEALATLHQLAQRARVSLSDPSFSAWARRKLEALHRAGAGKAEIVASLEKYIETLKQEEAIAETMVQSARATRLDVLEVQYRRMEADIWLNEEKAR; encoded by the coding sequence ATGAGCGAGGGAGAACCGACCGGCGCGCTCCGCGGCATCCGGACGCTGCTGAACGGCGGGATGCTGGGCGAGCTGACCGACGCGCAGCTGCTGGAACGGTTCGCGGGCCGGGACCGCCGCTCGGGGGAGGATGCGTTCACCCTCCTCCTCGAGCGGCACGGGCCCATGGTCTGGGGCGTCTGCCGCCGCATGCTGGCCGACCGGGACGCCGCGGCCGACGCGTTCCAGGCGACGTTCCTGGTGCTCGTCCGGCGGGCCCGGGCCGTCCGGGTCGAGGACTCGCTCGGCCCGTGGCTCTACGGCGTCAGCCGCCGCGTCGCCGCACGGGCGAGGGCGACCTCCCTGCGCCGGGGGGCGAGGGAGGCCGGCGGGGTCGAGGCCGCGGCGACGCCGGCCCCCGATCCGGACCTGGGCGAGCGGCTCGCGATCCTCGACGAGGAGATCGGCCGCCTGCCCGGGTCCCAGCGCGCGGCGGTCGTGCTCTGCGACCTGGAGGGCCTGCCCCACGAGGAGGCGGCCCGCCGGCTCGGCTGCCCGGTCGGCACGGTCGAGAGCCGCCTCTCCCGCGGCCGGCGCCGGCTCCGCGACCGCCTGGTCCGGCGCGGGCTCGCCCCGGCCGCCGCCGCGATATGGGCCGAGGCCGCCCGCGACGCCTCGGCCTCGATGCCCGCGGCGATCACCGCGCAGACCGCCCGGCTCGTGACGAGCCCTCCCGCGCCCGGCATCGTGCCGGCCGCGATCACCACCCTTGCCGAAGGAGCGATCCGGATGATGTGGCTTGCCAGGCTGAAACCGCTGTTCGCCGCCTCGGCGGCACTCCTCGTCGCCACCGTCGGCGTGGCCGTCCACGGCCGCCAGCAGCCCGGGCCCGGAGAGGTCGAGAAGCCGGCCCAGGTTGCTGTTCCCCCGGGGGGCGGCGCGGGCGGCGCCGTGGCGGCGGACCTCGCGGCCGACCGCGCCATCGCCAGGAAGCAGCTCGCCCTCATCGACGAGGCCCTGGCCACCCTGCACCAGTTGGCCCAGCGGGCCCGGGTCAGCCTCTCCGACCCGTCCTTCTCCGCGTGGGCCCGGCGGAAGCTGGAGGCGCTGCATCGGGCGGGCGCCGGCAAGGCCGAGATCGTCGCGTCGCTGGAGAAATACATCGAGACCCTGAAGCAGGAGGAGGCGATCGCCGAGACGATGGTCCAATCCGCCCGCGCCACCCGGCTCGACGTCCTCGAAGTCCAGTATCGCCGCATGGAGGCCGACATCTGGCTGAACGAGGAGAAGGCCCGCTGA
- a CDS encoding DUF1501 domain-containing protein: MPAPRPDLIGRHLLDRRGFLGHMASGVGGIALGSLLASQARAADAPTGTIPARAKRVLHIFCTGAVSHLDTFDYKPELIRRHGQPMPGSSNLITFQGENGALNRSPWAFRPRGESGKYVSDLLPHLAGRVDDLCFIHSLTSKTNTHGPGEMFMSTGFTLEGFPSIGAWVGYALGSENQDLPTYVAIPDPRGDPQQGPANWTSGFLPAVHQGTPFNADRPIRNLGRPASLAEADDRAGRDFLKLLNDEHLRRNPGDTELAARIASYELAARMQLSAPEVGDLSSETPATRALYGLDDPNPILAGFARNCLLARRLLERDVRFVTLFNGAFAMGEGVLNWDGHRRIKSDYDRHGPILDRPAAALVTDLKARGLLDDTLVVWTTEFGRMPTFQKGTQGRDHNPKGFTAWLAGAGVRRAFSFGATDEFGYQAVEDVVDVHDFHATILHLLGLDHEKLTFYHNGTRRRLTDVHGRVIRQVLA; this comes from the coding sequence ATGCCCGCCCCTCGCCCCGACCTGATCGGCCGCCACCTGCTCGACCGCCGCGGCTTCCTGGGCCACATGGCCAGCGGCGTGGGGGGCATCGCGCTGGGGAGCCTGCTCGCCTCGCAGGCAAGGGCCGCGGACGCCCCGACGGGGACGATCCCGGCGCGGGCGAAGCGCGTCCTGCACATTTTCTGCACCGGGGCCGTCAGCCACCTGGACACCTTCGACTACAAGCCCGAGCTGATCCGGCGCCACGGCCAGCCGATGCCGGGCTCGTCGAACCTGATCACGTTCCAGGGCGAGAACGGTGCGCTGAATCGGAGCCCCTGGGCCTTCCGCCCGCGGGGCGAGTCCGGCAAGTACGTCTCCGACCTGCTGCCCCACCTGGCCGGCCGCGTGGACGACCTCTGCTTCATCCATTCGCTGACCTCGAAGACGAACACGCACGGCCCCGGCGAGATGTTCATGAGCACGGGGTTCACGCTCGAGGGCTTCCCCAGCATCGGCGCCTGGGTCGGCTACGCGCTCGGGTCGGAGAACCAGGACCTGCCCACCTACGTGGCCATCCCCGACCCTCGCGGCGACCCGCAGCAGGGGCCGGCCAACTGGACGAGCGGGTTCCTGCCGGCGGTCCACCAGGGCACCCCCTTCAACGCCGACCGGCCGATCCGCAACCTGGGACGGCCCGCGAGCCTCGCCGAGGCCGACGACCGCGCAGGCCGGGACTTCCTCAAGCTCCTCAACGACGAGCACCTGAGGCGGAACCCCGGCGACACCGAGCTGGCCGCGCGGATCGCCTCGTACGAGCTGGCCGCGCGGATGCAGCTCAGCGCCCCGGAGGTCGGCGACCTCTCCTCGGAGACCCCGGCGACGAGGGCCCTCTACGGCCTGGACGACCCCAACCCGATCCTCGCCGGATTCGCCCGCAACTGCCTGCTCGCCAGGCGCCTGCTCGAGCGCGACGTCCGGTTCGTCACCCTCTTCAACGGCGCCTTCGCCATGGGCGAGGGCGTGCTCAACTGGGACGGCCACCGGCGGATCAAGTCCGACTACGACCGCCACGGCCCGATCCTCGACCGGCCCGCCGCCGCCCTGGTGACCGACCTGAAGGCCCGCGGCCTGCTCGACGACACGCTCGTCGTCTGGACGACCGAGTTCGGCCGCATGCCGACCTTCCAGAAGGGGACGCAGGGCCGCGACCACAACCCCAAGGGCTTCACCGCCTGGCTCGCCGGCGCCGGCGTCAGGCGGGCCTTCAGCTTCGGCGCCACCGACGAGTTCGGCTACCAGGCCGTCGAGGACGTGGTGGACGTCCACGACTTCCACGCGACGATCCTCCACCTCCTGGGCCTCGACCACGAGAAGCTGACCTTCTACCACAACGGCACCCGCCGCCGGCTTACCGACGTCCACGGCCGGGTCATCCGCCAGGTCCTCGCCTGA
- the ileS gene encoding isoleucine--tRNA ligase — translation MAVRNVGTNLDSVRLEKEILKFWDETRAFETLRKLREGRPLFNFVDGPITANNPMGVHHAWGRTLKDVFLRYQAMKGHSLKYQNGFDCQGLWVEVEVEKALGFQGKQDIERFGLDEFSRQCRERVNTFSKVITEQSIRLGQWMDWGHSYYTHDDGNIAGIWHFLRVCHENGWLHTKGLPMPWCPRCGTSLSEHEMAGSYREMEHLSLFVRAPLKDGSGRRLLLWTTTPWTLTANVAAAVNPKLTYCEVSSPSWDHNLILCKSALGVLQGVKKTVEREFPGSELVDLEYETFFPDLPAQAQVTHRVIPWEAVDAQEGSGIVHIAPGCGREDFELGRTFGLPAIVPIDERGTMGAGFGEFAGQFAGELAHQVSKSLAERGKLLKELPYTHSYPVCWRCKGELLFRLVDEWFISCEEVRPRMIEAARKVEWTPEYTGKRMEDWLNNMGDWCISRKRYWGLPLPFYPCKACGHLEVVGSVAQLRELAVDPAKVDALPELHRSWIDEVQIRCPKCSEPVSRVVEVGDCWLDAGIVPYSTLGYFDDPARWESLGQVEWVCEMREQVRLWFYSMLFMGVTLSDRAPYKRVLGYERVVSEDGTMFSKTGFMIRFDEAVERLGADVMRYLYCRQPVSNEMRFGYGVAESARRKLADLWNIYAFFTTYASIDRPDLATPAPASSLQVTDRWLRARTARMLKVVKAAYEAYDTPAALREVEPFLEDVSTWYVRVSRRRFWRDGEVEDKRACYGALLDCLRASALALAPIVPFVTEEIWQNAVRGLLPGVPESVHHALWPEVPAEWEDEDLLARTDLVRRVISLALNLRSQASLRVRQPLPELLIVAPEPQQREALQEQLALVKSELNVKAVSCLDSPESLQVPKLTLKARESGPVLRGDVGKVKGLIEQAGYEAMAAMAATQERGEPVEVPGYEKPVPANLFNRETMARPGLKIATEEGLTVALDTRLTDDLRREGLVRDLVRNVQVLRKDTGLAITQRIELGLEIADPALRAAVDAHRSYIADELLAVRVDDRPLDGAAAATDIDLEGAAIRATLRPVEPGPQPATAG, via the coding sequence ATGGCAGTACGCAACGTCGGCACCAACCTGGACTCCGTCCGCCTGGAGAAGGAGATCCTCAAGTTCTGGGACGAGACCCGGGCGTTCGAGACGCTGCGGAAGCTCCGGGAAGGGCGTCCCCTGTTCAACTTCGTGGACGGCCCGATCACGGCCAACAACCCGATGGGCGTGCACCACGCCTGGGGCCGGACACTCAAGGACGTCTTCCTCCGCTACCAGGCGATGAAGGGGCATTCGCTCAAGTATCAGAACGGCTTCGACTGCCAGGGCCTCTGGGTCGAGGTCGAGGTCGAGAAGGCGCTCGGGTTCCAGGGCAAGCAGGACATCGAGCGGTTCGGCCTGGACGAGTTCTCCCGCCAGTGCCGGGAGCGGGTCAACACCTTCTCCAAGGTCATCACCGAGCAGTCGATCCGCCTGGGCCAGTGGATGGACTGGGGGCACTCGTACTACACGCACGACGACGGGAACATCGCCGGCATCTGGCACTTCCTCCGGGTCTGCCACGAGAACGGCTGGCTCCACACCAAGGGGCTGCCGATGCCGTGGTGCCCGCGATGCGGGACCAGCCTCTCCGAGCACGAGATGGCCGGCTCGTACCGCGAGATGGAGCACCTCTCGCTCTTCGTCCGCGCCCCGCTGAAGGACGGCTCCGGCCGCCGGCTCCTGCTCTGGACGACGACCCCGTGGACCCTGACGGCGAACGTCGCGGCGGCGGTGAACCCGAAGCTGACGTACTGCGAGGTGTCGTCCCCGTCGTGGGACCACAACCTCATCCTCTGCAAGTCGGCCCTCGGGGTGCTGCAGGGCGTCAAGAAGACGGTGGAGCGGGAGTTCCCCGGCTCGGAGCTGGTTGACCTGGAGTACGAGACCTTCTTCCCGGACCTGCCGGCGCAGGCGCAGGTGACCCACCGGGTGATCCCGTGGGAGGCGGTGGACGCGCAGGAAGGCTCGGGCATCGTCCACATCGCGCCGGGCTGCGGCCGGGAGGACTTCGAGCTGGGCCGGACCTTCGGCCTGCCGGCGATCGTGCCGATCGACGAGCGCGGGACCATGGGCGCGGGCTTCGGCGAGTTCGCCGGCCAGTTCGCCGGCGAGCTCGCGCACCAGGTGTCGAAGAGCCTGGCCGAGCGCGGCAAGCTGCTCAAGGAGCTGCCCTACACGCACAGCTACCCGGTCTGCTGGCGTTGCAAGGGCGAGCTGCTCTTCCGCCTGGTGGACGAGTGGTTCATCTCCTGCGAGGAGGTGCGGCCGCGGATGATCGAGGCGGCCCGCAAGGTCGAGTGGACCCCCGAGTACACCGGCAAGCGGATGGAGGACTGGCTGAACAACATGGGGGATTGGTGCATCTCCCGGAAGCGGTACTGGGGGCTCCCCCTGCCCTTCTATCCGTGCAAGGCGTGTGGCCACCTGGAGGTCGTCGGCAGCGTCGCGCAGCTCCGCGAGCTGGCGGTCGATCCCGCGAAGGTGGACGCCCTGCCGGAGCTGCACCGGTCGTGGATCGACGAGGTCCAGATCCGCTGCCCGAAGTGCTCCGAGCCCGTCTCGCGCGTGGTCGAGGTCGGGGACTGCTGGCTGGACGCGGGCATCGTCCCGTACTCGACGCTCGGCTACTTCGACGACCCGGCGCGGTGGGAGTCGCTCGGCCAGGTCGAGTGGGTCTGCGAGATGCGGGAGCAGGTCCGCCTCTGGTTCTACTCCATGCTCTTCATGGGCGTGACGCTCAGCGATCGCGCCCCGTACAAACGCGTGCTCGGATATGAGCGCGTCGTCTCCGAGGACGGGACGATGTTCTCCAAGACGGGCTTCATGATCCGCTTCGACGAGGCCGTGGAGCGGCTCGGCGCGGACGTCATGCGCTACCTCTACTGCCGCCAGCCGGTCTCCAACGAGATGCGGTTCGGCTACGGCGTGGCGGAGTCGGCGCGGAGGAAGCTCGCGGACCTGTGGAACATCTACGCGTTCTTCACCACGTACGCGAGCATCGACAGGCCCGACCTGGCGACGCCCGCGCCGGCGTCGTCGCTCCAGGTCACCGACCGCTGGCTGCGGGCGCGCACCGCCCGCATGCTGAAGGTCGTGAAGGCCGCCTATGAGGCGTACGACACCCCGGCGGCGCTCCGCGAGGTCGAGCCGTTCCTGGAGGACGTGTCCACCTGGTACGTCCGCGTGAGCCGGCGGCGGTTCTGGCGCGACGGCGAGGTCGAGGACAAGCGGGCCTGCTACGGCGCGCTGCTGGACTGCCTCCGCGCCTCGGCGTTGGCGCTGGCGCCGATCGTCCCGTTCGTGACCGAGGAGATCTGGCAGAACGCCGTCCGCGGCCTGCTGCCGGGCGTGCCCGAGTCGGTCCACCACGCCCTCTGGCCCGAGGTGCCGGCCGAGTGGGAGGACGAGGACCTGCTGGCGCGCACGGACCTCGTCCGGCGGGTCATCAGCCTGGCGCTCAACCTCCGCAGCCAGGCCAGCCTGCGCGTCCGCCAGCCCCTGCCGGAGCTGCTGATCGTCGCCCCCGAGCCGCAGCAACGCGAGGCGCTCCAGGAGCAGCTCGCCCTGGTGAAGTCCGAGCTGAACGTGAAGGCGGTCTCCTGCCTGGACTCGCCGGAGTCGCTCCAGGTCCCGAAGCTGACGCTGAAGGCCCGCGAGTCCGGCCCGGTCCTCCGGGGCGACGTGGGCAAGGTCAAGGGGCTCATCGAGCAGGCGGGCTACGAGGCCATGGCCGCGATGGCCGCCACCCAGGAGCGGGGCGAGCCGGTGGAGGTGCCGGGCTACGAGAAGCCGGTCCCGGCCAACCTGTTCAACCGCGAGACGATGGCACGCCCCGGGCTGAAGATCGCGACCGAGGAGGGCCTCACCGTCGCGCTGGATACCCGCCTGACCGACGACCTGAGGCGCGAGGGCCTGGTCCGCGACCTCGTCCGCAACGTCCAGGTCCTCCGCAAGGACACGGGCCTGGCGATCACCCAGCGGATCGAGCTGGGGCTGGAGATCGCCGACCCGGCGTTGAGGGCGGCGGTGGACGCCCATCGGTCGTACATCGCCGACGAGCTCCTGGCCGTCCGCGTCGACGACCGCCCGCTCGACGGCGCGGCCGCGGCGACCGACATCGACCTCGAGGGCGCGGCGATCCGCGCCACCCTGCGCCCGGTCGAGCCCGGGCCGCAGCCGGCGACGGCCGGCTGA
- a CDS encoding zinc-dependent peptidase, with amino-acid sequence MIRPAFRFLTLMTATMIGPAFGGQDPPTSSYEARTIGGFKVLVGKALSEHPDEAAAGLKEVERQIEEVNRVMPAGPLEALRRVTIWVDWDVDPAGGCVFHPSREWLVEHGRNPDKAGCVEVSNLRHFVEWSRDVQPCMILHELAHAYDFRVLGAEDRRISAAYRHAMGKKLYDSVEYGPGGRKRAYAATNEREYFAEITEAYFSRNDFYPFVRDELKAHDPEGFRVLEAVWGRPKAPGRAPAASAKGRR; translated from the coding sequence ATGATCCGCCCTGCTTTCCGCTTCCTCACCCTCATGACCGCGACGATGATCGGGCCGGCGTTCGGTGGCCAGGACCCGCCCACCTCGTCGTACGAGGCGAGGACGATCGGCGGATTCAAGGTCCTCGTCGGCAAGGCGTTGAGCGAGCACCCCGACGAGGCGGCGGCCGGGCTGAAGGAGGTGGAGCGGCAGATCGAGGAGGTCAACCGCGTGATGCCAGCCGGGCCGCTGGAGGCGCTGCGGAGGGTCACCATCTGGGTGGACTGGGACGTGGACCCGGCGGGGGGCTGCGTCTTCCACCCGTCGCGGGAGTGGCTCGTGGAACACGGACGCAACCCGGACAAGGCCGGCTGCGTGGAGGTCTCCAACCTCCGCCACTTCGTCGAGTGGTCGCGGGACGTCCAGCCCTGCATGATCCTCCACGAGCTGGCGCACGCCTACGACTTCCGCGTCCTGGGCGCCGAGGACCGCCGCATCTCGGCCGCGTACCGGCACGCGATGGGGAAGAAGCTGTACGACTCGGTGGAATACGGGCCCGGCGGCAGGAAGCGGGCGTACGCGGCGACGAACGAGCGGGAGTACTTCGCGGAGATCACCGAGGCCTACTTCTCCCGCAACGACTTCTACCCGTTCGTCCGCGACGAGCTGAAGGCGCACGACCCCGAGGGCTTCCGCGTCCTCGAGGCCGTCTGGGGGAGGCCGAAGGCGCCGGGCCGGGCGCCGGCGGCCTCGGCGAAGGGGCGGCGGTGA
- a CDS encoding methyltransferase domain-containing protein, with the protein MNPDLLSLLRCPRCRGTLATVGDPPEALRCASCEGGRYPIVAGIPRLTEDPYAGSFGRQWNRYDVMREEEDEATFEVKTGMPAASLAGKLVLDAGCGGGRYSRLVGSRGARVLGVDLSSAVEKARALCSGLPGVLIAQADLLDLAVADESFDAAFSIGVMHHTPDPRRAFAQVARKVKRGGRLAVWLYRRNTPPQEWINSGLRAVSTRLPARLLEPICAATGVLGGVPVVNRTLNKLANFSAHPDWTLRVCDNFDWYAPRYQSHHTVAELKSWFAEEGFEDLAELAPAKAGPAYDWAYRHDLIIGSGVNVAGTKR; encoded by the coding sequence ATGAACCCGGACCTGCTCTCCCTGCTCCGCTGCCCTCGCTGCCGCGGGACGCTGGCGACCGTCGGCGACCCGCCCGAGGCGCTCCGCTGCGCCTCGTGCGAGGGCGGCCGCTATCCGATCGTCGCGGGCATCCCGAGGCTGACCGAGGATCCCTACGCCGGGAGCTTCGGCCGGCAGTGGAACCGGTACGACGTGATGCGGGAGGAGGAGGACGAGGCGACCTTCGAGGTCAAGACGGGCATGCCGGCGGCGTCGCTGGCCGGCAAGCTCGTGCTGGACGCCGGCTGCGGAGGCGGCCGCTACTCGCGGCTGGTGGGCAGCCGCGGCGCGCGGGTGCTCGGCGTGGACCTGAGCTCGGCCGTCGAGAAGGCCCGCGCCCTCTGCTCCGGCCTCCCCGGCGTGCTCATCGCCCAGGCCGACCTCTTGGACCTGGCGGTCGCGGACGAGTCCTTCGACGCGGCCTTCTCGATCGGCGTCATGCACCACACGCCGGACCCGCGGCGGGCGTTCGCGCAGGTGGCCCGCAAGGTGAAACGGGGCGGCCGGCTGGCCGTCTGGCTCTACCGCAGGAACACGCCGCCCCAGGAGTGGATCAACTCCGGCCTGCGGGCGGTCTCCACGAGGCTGCCGGCCCGCTTGTTGGAGCCGATCTGCGCGGCGACGGGCGTGCTCGGCGGCGTCCCGGTCGTCAACCGGACGCTCAACAAGCTCGCGAACTTCTCCGCCCACCCCGACTGGACGCTCCGCGTCTGCGACAACTTCGACTGGTACGCCCCGCGCTACCAGTCGCACCACACCGTCGCCGAGCTGAAGTCGTGGTTCGCCGAGGAGGGCTTCGAGGACCTGGCCGAGCTCGCACCCGCCAAGGCCGGCCCGGCCTACGACTGGGCCTACCGCCACGACCTGATCATCGGCAGCGGCGTGAACGTGGCGGGGACGAAGCGGTGA
- the tilS gene encoding tRNA lysidine(34) synthetase TilS translates to MPPWIGRVRRRIVRRWPDLVGQAWVVAVSGGGDSVGLLRALHAVAPELGLRLSVAHLDHGVRGGEAEADAAFVADLAGRLGLPADLGRWEPSRPGHFEADARRARLSWLLEVARGRGARAVALGHTADDQAETVLHRILRGTGLRGLAGIPSRRPLAEDPPVALVRPLLAVTRHEIRAGLAALGQPHREDATNADTTRTRSRIRHALLPLLADQYNPRVAEALARLGRLAAGSQRALESRLDSLEREVLLAADPARVELDRDRLAALPPPLRAELLRRAWRRAGWPEAGMTARRWRRLARLAIRPESPQHDIGHGVRLRHSGNVLLERLQACNPDAEDAVVTPPVPLPIPGAAAWRGWAIVASTDPGEPRDESVDLDRVVPPLQVRGPLPGDRFEPLGMAGRTMPLADFLRGRKVPRADRPLVPLVCDGAGILWVVGHRIADRAKVTDRTARELGLRAVPDPA, encoded by the coding sequence ATGCCCCCCTGGATTGGCCGGGTCCGGCGAAGGATCGTCCGCCGATGGCCCGACCTCGTCGGCCAGGCCTGGGTCGTCGCGGTCTCCGGCGGCGGCGACAGCGTCGGCCTCCTCCGGGCCCTCCACGCCGTCGCCCCCGAGCTGGGCCTGCGGCTCTCCGTCGCCCACCTGGACCACGGCGTCCGGGGCGGGGAGGCGGAGGCGGACGCGGCCTTCGTCGCCGACCTCGCGGGCCGGCTGGGCCTGCCCGCGGACCTCGGCCGCTGGGAGCCGTCGCGGCCGGGGCACTTCGAGGCCGACGCCCGCCGCGCCCGGCTCTCGTGGCTGCTCGAGGTCGCCCGGGGCAGGGGGGCCCGGGCCGTCGCCCTGGGGCACACCGCCGACGACCAGGCCGAGACGGTCCTGCACCGGATCCTCCGCGGCACGGGCCTCCGCGGCCTGGCCGGCATCCCGTCCCGGAGGCCCCTGGCCGAGGATCCTCCGGTCGCCCTCGTCCGACCCTTGCTGGCCGTCACCCGCCACGAGATCCGAGCCGGCCTGGCGGCCCTGGGCCAGCCCCACCGCGAGGACGCCACGAACGCCGACACCACCCGGACGCGCTCCCGGATCCGCCATGCGCTGCTCCCCCTCCTCGCCGACCAGTACAACCCCCGCGTCGCCGAGGCGCTGGCCCGCCTGGGCCGCCTCGCCGCCGGCTCCCAGCGGGCCCTCGAGTCCCGCCTGGATTCCCTCGAACGGGAGGTCCTCCTCGCGGCGGATCCCGCCCGCGTCGAGCTCGACCGCGATCGCCTCGCCGCCCTGCCGCCGCCGCTGCGGGCCGAGCTCCTCCGCCGGGCCTGGCGGAGGGCCGGCTGGCCCGAGGCCGGGATGACCGCCCGCCGCTGGCGGCGCCTCGCCCGCCTGGCAATCCGGCCCGAATCTCCCCAGCACGACATCGGCCACGGGGTGAGGCTTCGCCATTCCGGGAACGTCCTCCTGGAAAGGTTGCAGGCCTGCAATCCGGACGCCGAGGATGCCGTGGTCACCCCGCCGGTCCCTCTCCCCATCCCCGGTGCCGCCGCCTGGCGAGGTTGGGCGATCGTCGCCTCGACCGACCCCGGCGAGCCCCGGGACGAGTCGGTGGACCTGGACCGGGTCGTCCCGCCGCTCCAGGTCCGCGGCCCCCTCCCCGGCGACCGGTTCGAGCCCCTGGGCATGGCCGGCCGCACCATGCCCCTGGCCGACTTCCTCCGCGGCCGCAAGGTCCCCCGGGCCGACCGGCCCCTCGTCCCCCTGGTCTGCGACGGGGCCGGAATCCTCTGGGTCGTCGGCCATCGGATTGCCGACCGGGCGAAGGTGACCGACCGCACCGCCCGCGAGCTGGGCCTCCGCGCCGTGCCCGACCCCGCCTGA
- a CDS encoding serine hydrolase domain-containing protein has translation MTRLSRAAFAACLAASALSATASPRSSHALAGEARPRPGDSSSPASPAFNPAVIDAFVKEAMAKRHVPGASVAVVRDGKILLARGYGLANLELGVPAAADTVYQLASVTKTFTATAVMMLVKDGKVGLDDRIVDRLPGLPAAWKDVTVRHLLTHTSGIKSYTSTKDFEKQMRRDFTRREILDLVAKEPLEFAPGEKWDYCNTGYFLLGMLIEKAASKPYAEFMAERVFGPLGMSRTRTNDLRAVIPGRAQGYEWDGKAFRNGEYVSPTQPFAAGMLVSTVDDLVKWDAALRDHTLLDAATLEAMWQPAPLPKGGKAQYGFGWGVSRVNGHRRISHGGGISGFSTELMRFPDDGLTVIVLTNAEGGAAGPIAAGIAGRVLPALAEKPAEPIVDNDAPTTGRLRKLFEGALKGELDPEPFTEQARELLVPRIREDKDRLASMGAVKSFRLVERTEKDGALLLRYRVDLENAKVRLLFALDKAGKIQGIGLQPED, from the coding sequence ATGACCAGACTCTCGAGGGCCGCCTTCGCGGCCTGCCTCGCCGCCTCCGCCCTGTCCGCCACCGCCTCGCCCCGATCCTCGCACGCCCTGGCGGGGGAGGCCAGGCCCCGGCCCGGCGACTCCTCCTCGCCCGCATCGCCGGCCTTCAACCCGGCCGTCATCGACGCCTTCGTGAAGGAGGCCATGGCGAAGCGGCACGTCCCGGGCGCCTCGGTCGCGGTCGTGCGGGACGGCAAGATCCTCCTGGCGAGGGGCTACGGCCTGGCGAACCTGGAGCTGGGCGTCCCCGCCGCGGCGGACACGGTCTACCAGCTCGCCTCGGTCACCAAGACCTTCACCGCCACCGCGGTGATGATGCTCGTCAAGGATGGCAAGGTCGGCCTGGACGACCGGATCGTCGATCGCCTCCCGGGCCTGCCCGCGGCCTGGAAGGACGTGACCGTCCGCCACCTGCTCACGCACACCTCGGGCATCAAGAGCTACACCTCGACGAAGGACTTCGAGAAGCAGATGCGGAGGGACTTCACCCGACGGGAGATCCTGGACCTCGTCGCGAAGGAGCCGCTCGAGTTCGCGCCCGGGGAGAAATGGGACTATTGCAACACGGGGTATTTCCTCCTCGGGATGCTCATCGAGAAGGCTGCCAGCAAGCCCTACGCCGAGTTCATGGCCGAGCGGGTCTTCGGCCCGCTGGGCATGTCGCGCACGAGGACGAATGACCTGCGGGCCGTCATCCCGGGCCGCGCGCAGGGCTACGAGTGGGACGGCAAGGCGTTCCGGAACGGCGAGTACGTCAGCCCGACCCAGCCCTTCGCCGCGGGCATGCTCGTCTCGACCGTGGACGACCTCGTGAAGTGGGACGCCGCCCTCCGCGACCATACCCTTCTGGACGCGGCGACCCTGGAGGCGATGTGGCAGCCGGCGCCGCTGCCGAAGGGCGGCAAGGCCCAGTACGGATTCGGCTGGGGGGTCTCCAGGGTGAACGGCCATCGTCGGATCTCGCACGGGGGCGGCATCTCGGGGTTCTCCACCGAGCTCATGCGGTTCCCCGACGACGGGCTCACCGTGATCGTCCTGACGAACGCCGAGGGCGGCGCGGCGGGCCCGATCGCCGCGGGGATCGCCGGCCGCGTCCTGCCGGCCCTCGCGGAGAAGCCCGCCGAGCCGATCGTCGACAACGACGCACCGACGACCGGCCGCCTCCGGAAGCTCTTCGAAGGAGCCCTCAAGGGCGAGCTCGACCCGGAGCCATTCACCGAGCAGGCCCGGGAACTGCTGGTCCCCCGGATCCGGGAGGACAAGGACCGCCTCGCCTCGATGGGCGCCGTGAAGTCGTTCCGGCTCGTGGAGCGTACGGAGAAGGACGGCGCGCTGCTGCTGCGATACCGGGTGGACCTCGAGAACGCCAAGGTCCGGCTCCTCTTCGCCCTCGACAAGGCCGGCAAGATCCAGGGCATCGGCCTCCAGCCCGAGGACTGA